GGCAATCTTTTCAAGCAGCTGTGTTGCGTCACGTTAAACCAGTTAATGTTTGGAATAtcacttttttctcctttctgaTTTGGTTATGTGCACTTTGCAAGATGAGACTAAATAAAAGACTTTTTTGAACTTGGACTCATTGCTCATAATTTTCATCACCTTACATAATGTAACATAGATTTCAGGTCTAAATATTACATACTaaatgtgtgtgggtttgttctggttttttttcaaaaattaaaaatattaaaatgtattctaTGCAAGATaccaacccccccaaaaaaatatatttttattaggTACGAATGTTATTAAGGTTTCATAACAGTTCCTGTACATTTTGAATagcatttttattataatatttctgtCAGAATACAAGTAATGTGTCATTTGGGACATACAGAGATATGGTACAGGTCATGGTCCCATGGTCATGgcaaacctggaaaagtcatggaaattcacaatcatcttcatcatcaatcatttttcagtcctgaaaaagtcatggaattagtaaaagtcagctaaagttttggaaaagtcatggaattttgttgtgtgtaattacattttaaagttatCTTACATATATTGTCTGCAGCTGTCGACGTAATGTAGCTCTAACATTGATCGATGTGTGACGTTTACTGACAtctgaaactagaagacctaaAGAATCCAGTGGAActaaccatgtcatgctagcttctcacTAAGGGGGCTGAATAATACACCAAAGTTCAATTttggtgatgaaaaaaatgacatggccatttcacaggggtcccttgacctctgacctcaagatatctgaatgaaaatgggctcCGTGGGTAGCCATGAGTCTCttctttacagacatgcccactttatgctcgtcccatgcagttttttgcagttatttgatTCCTAAAAACTGTAATGAAAATACACTgttatgaaatacaaaataatggatTTCATAAAAGGAATtacaaaatgcaattaattgcGATTAACTATTTATATTCTGTAATtaatcacagttttaaaaaattataatttgacagccctagtttgAATCCAATATGTCCAAACAATTCTAGGCAGTTAGGGCAAGGAAAAgaggtccttgaaaagttttgaaattttgtgcattaaaaatgaGGAGGAACcctgattttaaaacaaaagtaattcaggaaatattatataatattgagCAGAACATCTTCACAGTAAATATGCCTGTTTGTAATGCATCTTGTTAGGTGGAGGTTTTTTCCACTCAGAGCTGAACAtggaattacatttaaaaaaaacaaaaacaaaatgccaccCACAAATCATCTTATTTGCAGGTCACCCATTTACCCTTCACAAGCATTAATTCTTTGAACTGTGAgaaaattcatttgtttttgttttttcaaaaaaaggaaaaaaggcaatcagcaacttggcatgaaatgttccccaaattgccagaaatgtgtaaaaggtgacaagaaaattgcctacAAGAAAAACCAAtcaagaaaactacatttataattattatcaataCGTATTCAAATTAGGTTactatgtatacacacacacacacacacacatttgatattattatcattaatacttatttgatttttttcaggtcattccctctttttttccatttaattttgtttgtaaatttcaggtaatattaTTGTAACTTTTGACTAATTCTTTGGTAATATCTTGTTATGATACTTAAAGTATTACTGTCGAGagacaacacagaaaacaaatgcatttgttttttcctcatttattttgcttgttCATGAATATTCAGGTTAACAGGAAGCAGTTGGAAAGTTCATACTGGTGTTGGTTCATATATTACGGACCAGTGcttatttgtgtgtctttggcaGGTCAGCGTGAGTTAGAGTTTCTTGGGCATTCATGCATCCGGTAGGCACACATGTAGAAGATACCTGGAGGAGAACAATCAGTTCATCAAATAAAGATTATAAACATGAGAACAAGGCATGGCTGTGTGTTTTAGTAAGTTAATAAGTTGGGATGCATACCTGAGAAGAATGTGAGCACCACTGCCACCCAGCCCATTATATAGGACCAGGAGAACCGCCAGCTGCCATAGCGTTTACCGTAGTAGTTCACTGTCACTCCTGTGTAGACAGCCATGGCCAGCAACACAAAGAAGCCTGCACAAGAGACAAAATCATTAGGCGTTTAACTGGTTAAAAGGTCCTAAGTTTATCAGAGAGGCATGCATGTAGCTAGGAGCTTACaggagatgaagaagaggaTGCCAGCTGCAAATGTCTTGTCAAACCCATCAAAGGAGGAGTAGTGGATGAAGGCCATGACGCCGATCACAATGCCGATGAAACAAGCCAGCAGGGAGAGAATCATGAAGGCCCGGGTGGCATCCCAGTACGCTTAGGGTGAAATGAGATGAGATTAGATTTGAAAGTATGACCAGAACTTCTCCTATTTTATACAGACATCTCATGTAATTTATAGTGttgatatgttttattttcacagttatTTACACCTTTTTCAGCTCTAGCTTGCCCTCTAGTGTTTAGGAAAGGACTTGCACCTGATTTGTTAAATTAAACTTATGACAGATGACTGAAAATAGCCTGTAAATTTATATAAAGAAATCTGTTAATACAGTGTCTTaaccaaaagaaacaaaaagagattTCTTGGTAACATTTGCACTGAAACAAAGCCCCCAAAGGAAGCACTCCCAGTGTCAAGAGAGTTTGTGTGGTCTTCACAGGGTGACTGTCAGCaaactaataaatataaatgaggATCTGCTTGTGCACATGCAGTGAAAGACAACCCGAGAATTCTTACCgatgctgtctgtgtgtgtcatgcaTTTCCCGGGCACACAGTACCGCCACAGGCCCTGGTGCATGTAATTGCTGGAGTGACGGTATTGCATCCAGTAGTCAGTTGCCGTGGAGACAATGAGGAGTATGTTCCCAACTCCGGCGCAGAACAACCCACCTCCCATGAAGCTGTACATCCtgccaaaaaacactgactgacacacGGAAAAACAGAGCAGGTCAGGGCCCCGCAAACATCTGGCCCCAATTAAAGCAGCTACTTCCTGTTGCAGAGCATGGGGCTGCACTGactatgaataaaataatattgaaatTCATTCAGCAGGGTGCCACAAATGTTACGCTGAAGCTTGACATATCTGATTATAGAAACAGTACTTGTTAGGCAATGACAGACACGAAATTTACATGGTCAAGCAGTCAGCTCAATCTGACAAGTCATTAACCTCTAGCTGAGAGACAGATCTAACTTTAAATCCTTTTTCAAACCCtcataaattcattttaaattctaaTTAAGATCGCAAACAAGCTGAACTATGAGCAAAAGTGTATACAATAATTTACAACAGATCTAGaatagtttttaaatatttggttcAATTCTGCATGCAGACAATCATGGCCTCTGGAGTTCAGTAGTTCATTAAAAGTGgtgtttttccccacattttaaGGCAACATAAAAGGTTATTTATTTAAGCTAAAAGAGATTTACTACCAATTGtagcaagaaagaaagataacttatctatctatttaaatttcaaaatattgcacacatttcacaaattatgtttttaaaatgaatgacctacctttatcttttttcctcagAAAAAGTCAGAGATTCCAATATTTCGGGGTTGTCAAAGCACAGAGGAGCCCAATATTGTGCGGGGCAGGCAGGAAAGTTTTGTTTGTGCGTAGGAAACCAAGCGAACAAACGGGCTGAGGGAACAATGGAGCATGCTGAGCCACAACCAATCACAGAGGatgagttttgtgttttagggaatctgctgaaaatacaaaactgtTAAAGCACTGTGCAGTAATACTGATGACACAGGGCTTTTAATT
The DNA window shown above is from Plectropomus leopardus isolate mb chromosome 5, YSFRI_Pleo_2.0, whole genome shotgun sequence and carries:
- the lim2.3 gene encoding lens intrinsic membrane protein 2.3, encoding MYSFMGGGLFCAGVGNILLIVSTATDYWMQYRHSSNYMHQGLWRYCVPGKCMTHTDSIAYWDATRAFMILSLLACFIGIVIGVMAFIHYSSFDGFDKTFAAGILFFISCFFVLLAMAVYTGVTVNYYGKRYGSWRFSWSYIMGWVAVVLTFFSGIFYMCAYRMHECPRNSNSR